From Scleropages formosus chromosome 25, fSclFor1.1, whole genome shotgun sequence, a single genomic window includes:
- the LOC108921529 gene encoding claudin-1-like: protein MANFAIQMMGFSMAVIGFIGLIASTTMVEWKASSYAGDNIVTAQAMYEGLWKSCVSQSTGQVQCKVYDSLLQVPAQIQATRALMITSILFSGFAILVAMVGMKCTTCLADAPEQKNKVAVAGGALFIVAGLCALVGTSWFANRIAVDFYNPFTPTNARYEFGAALFVGWGAMALAILGGAFLCCQCKGASSNSRQAPRYPKSVQPTVTPASGYV from the exons ATGGCAAACTTTGCGATCCAGATGATGGGCTTCTCGATGGCCGTCATCGGCTTCATCGGCTTAATCGCGTCCACCACTATGGTGGAGTGGAAGGCGTCCTCGTACGCGGGGGACAACATTGTGACGGCACAGGCCATGTACGAGGGCCTCTGGAAGTCCTGCGTGTCGCAGAGCACGGGCCAGGTCCAGTGCAAGGTGTACGACTCCCTGCTCCAGGTGCCCG CACAGATCCAGGCAACTCGGGCCTTGATGATCACATCCATCCTGTTCTCTGGTTTCGCTATTCTGGTGGCCATGGTGGGTATGAAGTGCACCACCTGCCTCGCTGATGCCCCGGAGCAGAAGAACAAGGTGGCCGTCGCCGGGGGGGCCCTCTTCATCGTAGCAG GACTTTGCGCTCTGGTGGGAACCTCCTGGTTTGCGAATAGAATCGCTGTGGATTTCTACAACCCGTTCACGCCAACCAATGCCAG ATATGAGTTTGGCGCCGCCCTCTTTGTGGGATGGGGAGCCATGGCACTCGCCATTCTGGGCGGGGCTTTCCTGTGCTGTCAGTGCAAGGGTGCCAGCTCCAACTCGAGGCAAGCTCCACGCTACCCCAAGAGCGTCCAGCCCACTGTCACCCCTGCCTCCGGCTATGTGTAA